Within Pungitius pungitius chromosome 18, fPunPun2.1, whole genome shotgun sequence, the genomic segment AGTGATTGGTGcagaattattttttgttttattttgctgtaGTGGGTCACTTTTAAATGTTACGGTGGAGtaacagaaatataaaataaatattgcaaATTATTGAAAAAGGCCCAAGAACATAACTTTGTGTAGTTTCACTGTAAACTAAAAACAGTGCTCGAGTCGGCCTTGTGCTCCAATCAGACAGCTGATCTGTTTATCCTTatcttgtttatatatatatatatatatatataatttatcttttttttttcaggttaacACTGCAATCCTTGAAGAGGTAATACAACTGAAGGCGAAGGCCGCAGACCTACTTGGTTACAGTTGCCATGCGGACTATGTGCTGGAGATCAACATGGCCAAGAATGCAAGCAGAGTGTCTGACTTTTTAGGTATGACACCTTTTGACATATCACCACttgggcaaacacacacacacacacacacacacacacacacacacacacacacacacacacacacacacacgcatgcgcaCACAACACATGTGTTATCTAAGATGGAGAACTATTAACTGGAGGAGAGAAACACTACACCCCACATATCCGATGAATGTTGTACTACGTTCCTCTCATGTGTAGTGTAACATATCATAATAAACAGTAGTCAGGCTCATGATGGAGGTCGTATATCTCTCTGTAAGTAGGGGAAGCTCTCGGTATCCTGCCATTGAGCGACAAATCGGTTAGAAGGGACGTAATTGACGATTAAATAATTCTAGAAATGAATAGTAGTAGTCATAATTATGtgattggaaaaaaagaatcctgtTGTATTGATTTAGATCCTTAAATGCTCCACTTTGGTTTTGTGGCGCGTCAGAAGGGACTTTGAAgacttcttttctccctcccccgcccccccccacttcacagACACGTTCCACGAAACCCTGAAGCCCGTTGGGATCAAGGAGAGGAAGTACATCCTGGCCCTGAAGAAGCGGGAGTGCCTGATGAAGGGCCGCCCGTTCGACGGGCAGATCCACGCCTGGGACCTGCCCTACTACATGAACCAAGTGGAGCGCTGCAAGTTCGCCGTGAACAAGGACAAACTGATCGAGTATTTCCCGCTGGACGTGGTGACGGAGGGACTGCTGGGAATCTACCAGGAGCTGCTGGGCCTCACGTACGCCGAGGTGGAGCGCGCCCACGTGTGGCACGAAAACGTCAAGCTTTATTCGGCCCGGGACACGGAGACGGGGGAGGAGATCGGCCAGTTCTACCTGGACCTGCACCCGAGGTAGCGAGAAGGCAACTAACGGTTATTTCCCTTGTTATATTTTGTGACGGGATTATTACGTCTAAAGAAAATATCACAAAGGCCACGGCAAGGAGCTGGAAgaggcttctttttttattcctcccaatatcaaataaattaaatcttaATTTTTTAGGAATTATATGTATTGTATTGCAAAACACTACTCAGAACCCAGAATGAAACAAACATTCAACATCTGCAACACCGAAAACAACATCTGAATGGTTATTTTTGATGAAGACGTGATGTGGAAGCAAAAAGGctaaaaagaaatcaaagaaTTCAACTGCTTTTAAAATGGATTCATTAGTTAACGCGGCATCGAGGTAAACTGTAAGAGCTCATCTCCCTCCAGGGAAGGGAAGTTCGGCCACGCGGCCTGCTTCGGCCTGCGGCCCGGCTGCAGGGGGCCGGACGGGAAGCGCCGGCTGCCGGTGGCGGCCATGGTGGCCAACTTCACGAAGCCCAGGAGAGGCTGCCCCTCGCTCCTCCAGCACCACGAAGTGGAGACCTACTTTCACGAGTTTGGCCACGTTATGCACGAGCTCTGTTCCAAGGTAGGGCGCCGTCCTTGGCTGCGTGCGGGTGCAGAGAGCGACGGAgcgttgagcttttttttttcttccattttgttGTTCTCGCCAGACCACTTTCTCCGACTTCAGCGGAACCCTGGTGGAGACCGACTTCGTGGAGGTGCCCTCTCAGATGCTCGAGAACTGGGTTTGGGAGAAGGAGCCTCTGAGGAGAATGTCCCGCCACTACAAGGACGGCAGCGCCATCCCGGACGATCTGCTCGACAGACTGATCGCGTCCAGAGTCGCCAACACCGGTCGGACGCGCGAAGACAAAAGATCTGAACATAAGACTAGACGCATGAGTCAAGTGTCCGCTGactttgctcctcctcctcaggtctGATGAACCTGCGTCAGGTTGTCCTCGGCAAAGTGGACCAGTCGCTGCACGCCGGCCGGCGGGCGGACACGGCCGCGGTGTTTGCAAAGCACCACCTGGACATCCTGGGCGTTCCCGCCACACCAGGTCGGCAGCAAACCAACAACGGACGTTGGCCATTCAGCATTAATCGGAGAattttagatttttcttttgaatccACGGCGTCAAACCTAATAATCTTACACCATAATCTACTCAAAAATTGGATATCgtgtgcctttttgtttttttgggaacAAGTTGATAGCTCCTGGCCCATTTGGATGGGATGACAAGGATTGTTTTTCTGCAGGTACCAACATGACGGCCAGTTTCAGTCACTTGGTCGGAGGGTATGACGCTCAGTACTACAGCTACCTGTGGAGTGAAGTCCACTCCATGGACATGTATTTTAGTCGTTTCAAAAAGGAAGGCATTATGAATCCAAAGGTCGGCGTGATTATTAGTTTACATGAAATTATACCCAAtaacttggaaaaaaaaaaaaattcatggcAAATGTCTTCTCCAGGTGGGAAGGGAGTACAGACGGGTGATTCTGGAGGCCGGGGGCTCTGTGGACGGCCTGGACATGCTGAAAACCTTCCTCGGACGGGGCCCACGTCAGGAGGCCTTCTTTCAGTGCAAAGGACTGATTAAGTCAGAGGAAATAAAGGAGCTGTGATTTTAGATGTTCCTTTAAGAGCCTAAAATCAATGCAATTTATACTTTTTATTGACTGGATGCAAGTCCAGAAGAGTAGAAAACTGGATTTGCTTGAGGAATATAAATACTTGTTTTaatttttgtgacatttttaccTGGTGGCATTTGTTAAATTGTACAGTAGATCATGAAGGTTTTATCTTGATAATGTTGTATTTGATTCATTCAGAGCGGTCATTTAATTCATAATGGTTTGAGACCCACAGGTGGCTCTTATAacataaaaaatatgtttttattcaagTGTCTGAGTAAGACAACATCATAAACCACAATGAGTTCAAAGCAGCGAATTGGAATTCAGGCAGCATTCATTTAATCATCGACGCGTCCACCTTTCCTGCTGCTTTCAATGAGCGAGTGAAAGAGCCCTAATGAGAACACCTGCAATATATCTGTATTAGTTATCTCCTCTAAAAGGGTTAATGCAATGAGGAAAAATGTACAGAACTAGATGTATAAAACATGTTAGTTCCCGTGATTTATAGGAAGGTTTGAATATGTGGGAGAGATTAAAAACTCCCATGCGAGGAATGAAGTGACACCACATGCACCAGGGGGCGCCACGTGATAGCAAATGTCGGTATGTGAGTTTGAAAATAAGGCagaaaaaaatatgttattGTCGCCTTAAATGCTGTAAATCGAAACCACATTAATAAAATCGCATAAAGCACACGTGGCTGCCGCCGAGGCTCTAGACGCTTTTAAACAAGCCGGCTGATTTTAATAGTCTTATAGTCTTATTTAAAACCGACCCGTGATCTAATCAGAGCGAGATTAAAACCTCGTCGAAAGGAAACGGACCCGGAGTGCCAGGTCCCGCAGCGAGGTGTTccggaggaagggggggggggagatccaGTGAACGCATCGCGGctcggtgcagcagcagcagcagcagcagggcggtTGAGGGCTCGACTCGCCCCGGttcagcctcctctcctccgctccTACGTGCGCCAGAGGTCGCAAGCGAAGGAAACGCTGCTCCATGTTGCTCTCGGACGGCCTCGGTGTCGCGTCGGAAGACTCACGCGAGCTGCTCggttgaaagaaaaaagcagcagcagcagcagcagcaggaggactaagaagaagaagaagaagaggagaaaaaagaaaaaaacggagGGAATTATGAGTGAAAACATCTGGGTGCTGCACACTTTATCTGAGGAGGGTTCGTTCGCCTTTTTTTCGCGTTTCCTCGCCGAGTGTCGTGGACATTTTggatttttagttttagtttgtttttatgcTCCTCTGTCATTAACTCCGAtttaagggttttttttctattggaagctaaatacttttttgatcgtgaattttttttttgaggggggggggggacacacgacACACGACACGGCACCGTCGAAGAAGAACTCGAGGACGGCTCGTGCTGTGATGGGCCAGCAGCTTCGAGTTTCTCTCTGAGGGGGCAGCATTAGCTCCATGCTAACGCTAGCAACCCCGTACTGAACTGCCGTTAACCCTCGAGCGGAGCTGTGACGCTAACACCCACTTCtcgacatatttttttttttttttggagagggggggggaatagtaCCACCCCATTACCCGGACCACACTGAATGAGACGTCGACTCAAGAGTAAATTCAGGTGAGTCTCTTTGTTTGCGTAATAAGTTTCGGCTCCTGTtcgtgcccccctcccctccccccctcccctaaccAACCAGCCATTCAGGATGCTAACGCCGATGCTAGCTGCGTAGCATTCAGGTCCCATTTCTGACGCCGTCCCCGACTCGGAGTTCACATTTAATTCCGGTCAATTGTGTCGGAAATATTCACgttaaaaataattgttgtcacCCCGCCTGTACGTGTGTGACAACTGCTGCGGCGTCCACGTCCGCGATGTAACACGCGTGTTTTGACGAGAGGTTTAAAGCAGCtggctgtatttattttttttcgttCAACAGCTGTAACGTTACATggctgcctcttttttttttttttttttttaaataaaaaaaaaatgtttgcccGACTACCTCCTCGTTTATTCTGACCCCCGAGAACAGATTAGTTAATCGCATTCCGAATAATCTGGGACTATTTTTCTGCGAATTGCCAAACATTGTTTTTAGTGTAACAGCTGCAGTGCAGCAGCGGCGTCTCCCCTCCCCGGAGCTCCTTCAGCTATGCGCTCCATACatcggcgtttttttttttttttgtgtgtgtttgttttctcaccACTTCACTAATCAGATTACGACCCCTGCTATTTAACTCCAATGTAATTTAATCCTGTTAAGATGTGTGATGGATGCGGAGTTAATCTCCACGTCCGATTCCCCAGATTTAGggtcggcttttttttttttctcaaaaaaaattgcatttcaTCCTGTTGTTTGTGCCTCTATGGGAATGCTGTCAAATAAAGCAGCTAGTAGACaggtctattttttttttttttttttacagcagctaTCCAGAAGGTATTTTATACATCAGGCAGGTAGGTAGGTGTCAGAGATGCAGAGAATGATTCTCTTGCATTACAAACAACAAGCCTTGAATCTGAGGCCCCGGCGTTGCCATCAAGCAAAGCAGATATAGTATCTGATAAGCCTTTGAAAGGCCACCACTgctgttttaaaatgtcaacaaagaCCAGCCCTTATCCTCTGACAGAGTTGTTGTGGCCAGCTGTTTTCTGATGGCTATCTTGAAGTGGTTCCTCTGCCTTCCTTTCCACATTCCACTGTTTTGGATCATTCCTCCAATTTTACGCGAGACTGATCTTGAACGTGaagcacccaccccccccccccttccttcctcagTGGACTGTTTCCATTGAGTTGCTGGTGAACATTTCATTTGTCGAGTTCCTCGCATGATCATTTACGATTTTATCTGGAGTGAAAGATAAGGCTCGCTCGGACAAAAGCCCTCTACTGCGCTGCTCTTTCTCTCACGCCGGTTCCAAAGTAGTCTTGTTATGGATGCACTTGCCAAAAAGTTTGTGGTGCCACTCGGAGATGGAGCAACGGCGAGGACTTGTCTTTATTACGCAACAAAAAATAAGTTGGCCTGAATGTGTCGTGCGTCTTTGACGTTTCGTGTTCAGTCCGGCTTGTGTGACCATGTAAGGCATTTCCTCAGAGTTCAGAGAGGCTCACCTTGAGTTGCCAGTTGTGCGAAAAAGACATTCTCGCCTGCAATGTGCCAACAATGAAGCTGTCGACATAAGGTGAAGAGCGTGTGGTTTTCAGACAACGGTCATGTGACGTTTTGTAGGGTTTGAAGACGTGTAGATACTGAGGAAACCTGTTTGGAAATCGACCCAACTTCAGCCGAAGCAAAACGTTTATCCATTGAGGCATTCATCAGCGTTTCTTTGTTCTTTATCAAAAGATAAGAAGTTTGGCAGGTTTGTGAGTAAGCAGCccatgtcctcccccccccccttagcagGTGCCTGCAGAGCAAGCTGTTgcaggtttttattttcctattaATGAGTCGGCTTCAGAGAATGTTCTGTGCCAATGATTCGAATAGAGCTGAAATAATTAGTCCATAAAGTAGGTAACTTCAGAGGTACTTTTTTCGAGCCGAATACGCCGCATTACTCCCGCGCCGCCGCTGTTTGTTGTCATGTGCGACTTTGGACTGTTGACTGGCCACAACAAGTGGTTTGAGAACCTTTTGACCCCAGAAAAGCTGTTTATGGGCATCTTCACTCTCCCGTGGTGGTTCACTGCCCAAATGATTTATGAAGATGATCCGCAGATTAGGCGCTAAATGAGTGTTTGTTTCTCATCTGaaatcaattttcttttttaaatgtgcatAATAATGGCACCGAATATTACATTCCATGATTAGGGAAATTGACTGTGAACTCACCAAGCTAATGGCctcttttctttgaaaaaacacaaacgGGTCGTCCTTTTCTTGAGAAACTAAACGGTCTTTTTCCACTTTGTTACCATGTTGTGGTGTCATAAAGCTTGTGAGTGATCGTGTGGGATCTATAGTAGATAAAGGGATCCTTTTCAAATGTTACCACCTCATCGCTAAAGATGGCGACTTGTGGCAAGCGCGGTCAAAGCAACCAGCTTTGCGTCCACGCACTCCTACATTCTTAATTTTGATGAGCCGGCGAGTGGAGAAGACTGAGAGGCTCGCCGTGTGTTTCTCATCTCCTCAAGCTCTGCtacgagagagaaagagagagaaaaaggcttTAACACAGGGTTGACATTTTAATCCAACTTCTGTTGCAGGCTGGCGCTCTGCACTCAGTTTTTTGTGCTTGAGCTGACGGGA encodes:
- the nln gene encoding neurolysin, mitochondrial; protein product: MSALRAVVCRALCSVSKALLRMTVHSGRRMSARGCGSRSGISPLRWDLSPEDIRAAAASLMDRVRAAHDDVGALDLEDVSVENTLKALAHAKLDFASSLHVLDFPQYVCSSKEVRTASTEADKRLSEFDVEISMREDVFKRVTALQKKVQENLPPEEKRFLDRLVTLGKRKGLHLSKDIQEEIKRTSMLISELSIEFNKNLNEDNTFLVFSENELGGLADSYLSGLDKTADGRYKVTLEYPHYFPLMKRCHNPETRRKMESAFHSRCKEVNTAILEEVIQLKAKAADLLGYSCHADYVLEINMAKNASRVSDFLDTFHETLKPVGIKERKYILALKKRECLMKGRPFDGQIHAWDLPYYMNQVERCKFAVNKDKLIEYFPLDVVTEGLLGIYQELLGLTYAEVERAHVWHENVKLYSARDTETGEEIGQFYLDLHPREGKFGHAACFGLRPGCRGPDGKRRLPVAAMVANFTKPRRGCPSLLQHHEVETYFHEFGHVMHELCSKTTFSDFSGTLVETDFVEVPSQMLENWVWEKEPLRRMSRHYKDGSAIPDDLLDRLIASRVANTGLMNLRQVVLGKVDQSLHAGRRADTAAVFAKHHLDILGVPATPGTNMTASFSHLVGGYDAQYYSYLWSEVHSMDMYFSRFKKEGIMNPKVGREYRRVILEAGGSVDGLDMLKTFLGRGPRQEAFFQCKGLIKSEEIKEL